CCGGCGTCGGTCAACCGGGCCCGCAGTACGCGCTCGTGACCGGCGACGACGCCGACGGCGTTACGGTCCCCGCCGTCGCGGACGGCGATGAAGCGCGGCAGCAGCTCGCCGGCGGCGTTGCGGACGTCAAAATACTTCTGATACTCGCGCAGGGTGGAGACGACGACGGCCTCGGGCAGCTCGAGGAAGCGCTCCTCGAAGGACCCGGCCAGGCAGTGCGGATGCTCGACCATATTGCAGACGTCTAGGAGCAGGTCCCCGTCGAAGCCCGCGGCGCCGAGTTTTTCCAGCTCGGTGCTCAGCTTCCGCTCCAACTCCCGGTAGCGGGCGCCGCAGTGGACGGTTCGACCCTCGTCGTCCACCGTCGTATCGTCGACGAGAACGCCGTGTGCGGCGCAGGCGGCGGTGTAGGCCTCCAGGTCGGCGTCGGCCAGCTCGAAGCCGCCGGGGGCCAGGAAGCGCTGGCCGCGGCTGCTGCGGTCGCTGGACACGCCAGCGATTTCCAACTCGACGACCGCGGCGCCGTAGAGGGCGACCAACCAGCGGATCGGCCGCAGGAACTCCGTCCGCCGCTCGCCCCAGCGCATCGCCTTGGGCAGGGGCAGCTCCTCAACCACCGACGCCAGCAGCTCGGGCAGCAGCTCCGCCGTCGCCGCGCCCCCCGTGGTGATCTCGACCTGCACCCGTTGGCCCTTGGGGGTGTCGACGGTCTGCAGGTCGGCCTCGGTGCAGCCGAACTTGGCGGCGAAGGACAGGGCGGCTTTGGTCGGATTGCCCTCGCCGTCGTAGGCCACGTGCAGCGGCGGACCCGTCTTGACCTCCCGGGCCGCGGGCTGTCGCTCGGCGAGGCCGCTCACGTGGAGGGTCAGCCGCCGCGGGCTACCCAGGGTGGTCACGGCGCCGTGTTCGAGGTCCAGCCGCTCGAGCTGCCGCCGGGCTGTGGCGGCCAGGTCGGCCAGGGCCGGGGTCAGAAAGCGGCTGGGCAGGTCCTCGACGCCGATCTCGAACAGCAGATCGCGGGCGGACTGGAGGTCGCTGTCGGTCATCGGTGAAATCCAGGGTTCGGGAGCGGTTGACTTTTACCGGCGGGCAGGATCGGCGCCGCCGAATACTGAGGGGTGCATTCCAGGGTTAAGGTCCGAGTTGACAATGGACCCGCGGGCGGAACTGCGGAACCCCCGGTTCGTTTCTGAGAATAACTATCAGCAGCTATTAAGCGGCCGCTTGCCGGGAAGCGCTCCAGTCGCGGGGTTCGGCAACCGGCGGGACATCCAGGCTTTAATGAGCAAAACAACTGCGGCTCCAGCCGGCGTGTCCGTCGCCGGTGCCGGGTTGTCCAACGGCGGATGGTGGCGGAGCTAGTTCACCTTGCCCGGTTGTTGCAGCTTCCCGCCACCAGGCCCAGCTCCGGGTCCCGGGCCCGGAGACCTCGGCTGACACTGTCGTCTACTGAAACCGTAGCTTGGTCCAGCGCCCGGCTTTGGCACGTTTCTTGCGGAGTGCGAACCCGAATCGGCGAATAACCAACCCCGCCCTGCTGCAAGAAACGTGCCAAAGCCGGGCGCGATAAGCCGAGATCATCCCAAGCGCTCTGTCCAGTCAGCCGAGGTCTCCGGCGGGGCTAGGCCGGTTGTTGCAGCTTCCCCGCCACCAGGCCCAGTTCCGGGTTTTCCTCCAACTTGGTCAGATAGGCCCTGGCGCAGCGAGCGGCCAGCTTGCGCAGCCGTCCCAGGTAGCGCGCCCGCTCGGCCACGCCGACGGCGCCCCGGGCGTCGAGGATGTTGAACAGGTGGGTGGCGTAGCTCATGTTGTCGAAGGCCGGATAGACCAGCGGCTCGTCGCGGTCCAGCAGCCGGGCGGTTTCGAGTTCGAGTTCGTTGAACTGCCGGGCGGCCAGCTCGCTATCGGCGACCTCGTAGCAGTAGACGCTCTGCTCGTACTCGGCCAGGCGCCTCATCCGTCCCAGGGGTACCTCGTCGCTCCAGGGCAGGGAGAAACCGTCATCGACGCCGTTGATGTACATCAGCAGGCGTTCGAGGCCGTAGGTCAGCTCGACGCTGACGGGCTGGAGCTCGACGCCGGCCATCTGCTGGAAGTAGGTGAATTGGGTGATCTCCATCCCGTCGAGCAGGACCTGCCAGCCGGTGCCCCAGGCCCCCAGGGAGGGCGATTCCCAGTTGTCCTCGTCGAACTTGACGTCGTGGTCCAGCGGCT
This DNA window, taken from Candidatus Coatesbacteria bacterium, encodes the following:
- a CDS encoding glycine--tRNA ligase subunit alpha, with protein sequence MTLQELIHRFSRFWNDQGCLVGLGFDFPTGAGTANPLTFFGVLGPHPWRTAYVEPSRRPDDGRYAENPHRFYQHHQLQVILKPSPDDIQNIYLESLRAVGIEPLDHDVKFDEDNWESPSLGAWGTGWQVLLDGMEITQFTYFQQMAGVELQPVSVELTYGLERLLMYINGVDDGFSLPWSDEVPLGRMRRLAEYEQSVYCYEVADSELAARQFNELELETARLLDRDEPLVYPAFDNMSYATHLFNILDARGAVGVAERARYLGRLRKLAARCARAYLTKLEENPELGLVAGKLQQPA
- the glyS gene encoding glycine--tRNA ligase subunit beta — its product is MTDSDLQSARDLLFEIGVEDLPSRFLTPALADLAATARRQLERLDLEHGAVTTLGSPRRLTLHVSGLAERQPAAREVKTGPPLHVAYDGEGNPTKAALSFAAKFGCTEADLQTVDTPKGQRVQVEITTGGAATAELLPELLASVVEELPLPKAMRWGERRTEFLRPIRWLVALYGAAVVELEIAGVSSDRSSRGQRFLAPGGFELADADLEAYTAACAAHGVLVDDTTVDDEGRTVHCGARYRELERKLSTELEKLGAAGFDGDLLLDVCNMVEHPHCLAGSFEERFLELPEAVVVSTLREYQKYFDVRNAAGELLPRFIAVRDGGDRNAVGVVAGHERVLRARLTDAGYFWEEARRTPLEELTPQLDGLRFIRGLGSYADKRERLLQLTAIANVDGVCAADSTICDHLERAVDLAKQDLLTPLVIEFTSLQGVIGGELARLLGEPEPVVAAIAEQYRPQGFSGRDDELPQSAVGCLLALLDKLDTLA